The following are encoded together in the Strongyloides ratti genome assembly S_ratti_ED321, chromosome : 2 genome:
- a CDS encoding Glycoside hydrolase, family 35 and Galactose-binding domain-like and Glycoside hydrolase, catalytic domain and Glycoside hydrolase, superfamily domain and Beta-galactosidase 1-like family-containing protein: MLFFELTILLVFFSYLNGYKYFVADNETHQFLLDGKPFRYISGEFHYFRVPSIYWRDRLKKARGLGLNSIQVYIPWNYHNPFEGQYLFNGEYDFVKFIKMAQEEDLFVLLRAGPYICAEWENGGLPWWLSVKDKNITMRSFDPTYLKHMSKWWSILMNKVKPLLIKNGGPILMVQIENEYGSYFACDKKYMAYLRDLTWTLLGNDIQLYTTDGINKDFLECGCVDKVLCTVDFGVRNSKDDVNKQFALQNQFTHGGPKVNSEYYVGWFVGWGKRKFSFPTSKQVVNSLQWMWEAGGNINIYTVTGGTSFGFTTGTIYDGTIVATTYDFDAPIKENGDIGDKYYAIQEWVNNLKDWKWKPIKGYKNYTRIAYGKVELKILEDGISHIEQKCAFSDRPLTFEELRTPYGFVLYKTSVNDLKEISVPGIKDIGFISVNNNYIGKIDQKNYTLKTDHKGCGGLEILVENQGRSDYETFVDWKGILDNNITVNGKKINKWESCWLSLYIRDEYYRKNVSTKINLTSENKLLGPTVFLGILEIKQLADTYIVSKGFHKGIILINDHNLGRYWNDMGPQQSLYVPKSFLRIGKNKIMVLELEKCDICDGENDCFIEFVQDSIWNWN, translated from the coding sequence atgttgttttttgaattaacaatattattagtctttttttcttatctCAATGGTTATAAGTACTTTGTAGCTGACAATGAAACTCATCAATTTCTTTTGGATGGTAAACCATTTAGATACATATCTGGagaatttcattattttcgTGTACCATCAATTTACTGGAGAGATAGATTAAAGAAAGCTCGTGGTCTTGGTTTAAATAGTATACAAGTTTATATTCCTTGGAATTATCATAATCCATTTGAGGgacaatatctttttaatggTGAATatgattttgttaaatttattaaaatggcACAAGAAGAagatttatttgttttattaagaGCTGGTCCATATATTTGTGCTGAATGGGAGAATGGTGGTTTACCATGGTGGTTATCagtaaaagataaaaatattactatgaGAAGTTTTGATCCtacatatttaaaacatatgtCTAAATGGTGGTCTATATTAATGAATAAAGTTAAGcctttgttaataaaaaatggtgGTCCAATATTAATGGTACAAATAGAAAATGAATATGGCAGTTATTTTGCCTGtgacaaaaaatatatggcATATTTAAGAGATTTAACTTGGACATTACTTGGAAATGATATTCAATTATATACAACAGATGgtataaataaagattttcTTGAGTGTGGATGTGTTGATAAAGTTTTATGTACTGTTGATTTTGGTGTAAGAAATTCTAAAGATGATGTTAATAAACAATTTGCACTTCAAAATCAATTTACTCATGGTGGTCCTAAAGTAAACTCAGAATATTATGTTGGATGGTTTGTAGGATGGgggaaaagaaaatttagtTTTCCTACATCAAAACAAGTTGTTAATAGTCTTCAATGGATGTGGGAAGCTGGaggaaatattaatatttatactgTTACTGGTGGAACCTCTTTTGGTTTTACTACAGGAACAATTTATGATGGAACAATTGTAGCAACAACTTATGATTTTGATGCTCcaattaaagaaaatggtGATATAGGTGATAAATATTATGCTATTCAAGAATGggtaaataatttaaaagattggAAATGGAAACCTATTAAaggatataaaaattatacaagaATTGCCTACGGAAAagttgaattaaaaattcttgaAGATGGAATTTCACACATTGAACAAAAATGTGCCTTTTCAGATAGGCCATTAACATTTGAAGAATTAAGAACACCATATGGATTTGTTTTATACAAAACAAGtgtaaatgatttaaaagaaatatcaGTACCTGGAATTAAAGACATTGGTTTTATATcagtaaataataattatattggaaaaattgatcaaaaaaattatactttaaaaacaGATCACAAAGGATGTGGTGGACTTGAAATATTAGTTGAAAATCAAGGACGTTCTGACTATGAAACATTTGTTGATTGGAAAGGTATtcttgataataatattacagttaatggaaaaaaaataaataaatgggAGTCTTGTTGGCTTAGTCTTTATATAAGAGATgaatattatagaaaaaatgtttcaacaaaaataaatttaacatcTGAAAACAAATTACTTGGTCCTACAGTTTTCTTGGGTATTCttgaaataaaacaattagcTGATACATATATTGTATCTAAAGGTTTTCATAAaggaataattttaataaatgatcaTAATTTAGGAAGATATTGGAATGATATGGGACCACAACAAAGTTTATATGTACCTAAATCATTTTTACGAAtaggaaaaaataaaataatggtTTTGGAGTTGGAGAAATGTGATATTTGTGATGGTGAAAATGATTGTTTCATTGAATTTGTACAAGATTCCATTTGGAACTGGAATTAA